The genomic stretch GAATTGCGTTAAAATGAATTCGAAtttttcctcaccaacttcaAAGGTTAGCTTGCCTTTCTTAACATCTATAATGGCTCCGACAGTAGCTaggaatggtcttcctaatatgatagggATGTTGGAATCCTCTTTTATATCCATGATTATAAAATCAGTAGGAATATAGAATCGTCCTATGCGTACCGAAACATTTTCTAACATACCTACGGGAAATTTAACAGAACGATCTGCAAGTTGTACGGACATCCTCAtaggtcttagttctcccattttAATCCTTTCGCATATGGACAATGGCATTAAGCTAATACTAGCTCCTAAGTCGCATAGtgctttgtctatgacaaacATTCCGATTACACAAGGTATGGAGACACTACCTGGGTCTTTCAGCTTATGAGGCATATTATTTTGTATTATGGCGCTACACTCAGTAGTAAGTGTAACGGTTTCATTATCCTCTATCTTATTCTTATTAGATAAGatttctttgagaaacttagcatatgagggcatttgagtgatgacttctgtaaagggtattgtgatattcaattgttttagaagttttatgaattttttaaatttccctacacttttagatttaacaggtctttgaggataagggatagggggtttatacggtggtggaggcacataaggttcttCTTTCTCTACGACCTCTTCGTTTTTATCTTCCTCCTGTTCGTCTTCCTTCTCAGTTACCTTACTAGGGTATTGGTGCATAGATGGGTTTTGAATTCTAGGGTCGATCGGTATGTCTAGTTTTGTCCCACTTTGTAGTATAATAGCATTTGCATGACCCTTCGGGTTTGGTTGcggttgtccaggaaatgtgcctgcaggagcagcagtaggtgcttgttgttgagccacttgcgagatttgtgtttccaacattttgttatgggtggctaacgcgtctaccttgtttgctaactgcttgatttgctcactagtgtgtatgttttgatgtaggaaatacttatttgtttgggcttgggtagctatgaagttttccatcattatttctaGGTTTGACTTCCTAGGAGCATTTTGAGTATTTGTGGCAGCTTTATGATATCCTGGTGGTACAGCAAGTGCTTGGTTAGGTGCATACAATGCATTATTGTTTTTGTACGAAAAGTTAAGATGGTTAttccaacctgggttataggtgtttgagtaagggtttccttgagcatagttca from Lathyrus oleraceus cultivar Zhongwan6 chromosome 7, CAAS_Psat_ZW6_1.0, whole genome shotgun sequence encodes the following:
- the LOC127103918 gene encoding uncharacterized protein LOC127103918, which gives rise to MPHKLKDPGSVSIPCVIGMFVIDKALCDLGASISLMPLSICERIKMGELRPMRMSVQLADRSVKFPVGMLENVSVRIGRFYIPTDFIIMDIKEDSNIPIILGRPFLATVGAIIDVKKGKLTFEVGEEKFEFILTQFLKAPAIDDACCLLDVIDECIREMENEKTSYSEILKNSKASYF